A single genomic interval of Chloroherpetonaceae bacterium harbors:
- a CDS encoding DUF779 domain-containing protein, producing MVKRVLITPEAEAVVNQLRAEHGELLFHQSGGCCDGSAPMCYSVNDYRVGSNDVKLGEIAGCAFYMSREQFEYWKHTQLIIDVVKGRGASFSLEIPLGVRFLTKSRLFTDEELEQLEPVQIGAETE from the coding sequence ATGGTCAAGCGAGTCTTAATCACACCCGAAGCCGAAGCAGTGGTCAATCAGCTGAGAGCGGAGCATGGTGAGTTGCTCTTTCATCAAAGCGGTGGCTGTTGCGATGGCTCCGCGCCAATGTGCTACTCCGTAAATGATTACCGCGTGGGAAGCAACGATGTAAAGCTCGGTGAAATTGCAGGCTGTGCCTTCTATATGTCACGCGAGCAATTTGAGTATTGGAAACACACGCAGCTTATCATTGACGTCGTGAAAGGCAGAGGCGCAAGTTTCTCACTCGAAATTCCACTTGGCGTGCGCTTTCTGACCAAATCACGGCTTTTTACCGATGAAGAGCTTGAGCAATTGGAGCCTGTTCAAATCGGTGCTGAAACCGAATAA
- a CDS encoding aldehyde dehydrogenase, which yields MSMLVEEAARASKVHPKPKFKEQYENFIGGKWVPPVKGQYFENYSPVDGSFISRVARSTKEDIDLALDAAHKAFPKWSRTSATERSNILLKIAEVTEKNLVYLAEVETMDNGKPIRETLNADLPLVVDHFRYFAGVIRAEEGTATELDATTLSLNIKEPIGVVGQIIPWNFPLLMAAWKIAPALAAGCCTVVKPAEQTPTSIMVWLELIQDLIPEGVLNVVNGFGPEAGKPLASSPRVAKVAFTGETTTGRLILQYTADNLVPATMELGGKSPNIYFKSVMDADDEFLDKCLEGAVMFALNQGEVCTCPSRVLVQESIAERFIERFITRTKSIKQGNPLDEDTMVGAQASNDQMEKILSYFDIAKKEGAEILLGGKRANINGELANGYYIEPTILRGNNKMRVFQEEIFGPVTAITTFRTVEEAIEIANDTIYGLGAGVWTRDMHEAYMVPRAIQAGRVWVNCYHLYPAHAPFGGYKKSGFGRETHLMMLNHYRQNKNILISYNKNKLGFF from the coding sequence ATGTCAATGCTGGTCGAAGAAGCGGCGAGGGCTTCAAAGGTTCATCCGAAGCCGAAGTTCAAGGAGCAATACGAAAACTTCATCGGTGGCAAGTGGGTGCCGCCTGTCAAAGGGCAATACTTTGAAAATTACTCGCCTGTTGATGGTTCATTCATCTCGCGCGTAGCGCGCTCCACAAAGGAGGACATTGACCTTGCGCTTGATGCCGCACATAAAGCCTTCCCGAAGTGGTCAAGAACCTCCGCTACAGAACGCAGCAACATCTTGCTGAAGATTGCCGAAGTGACTGAGAAAAATCTCGTCTATCTTGCCGAAGTGGAAACGATGGACAATGGCAAGCCTATTCGTGAAACGCTTAATGCAGACTTGCCGCTGGTGGTCGACCACTTCCGTTACTTTGCAGGGGTGATTCGCGCCGAAGAAGGCACTGCAACTGAGCTGGATGCTACCACACTGTCGCTCAACATCAAGGAGCCAATTGGCGTGGTCGGGCAAATCATTCCGTGGAATTTCCCGCTCTTGATGGCAGCATGGAAAATTGCACCTGCGCTTGCAGCTGGATGCTGCACGGTCGTCAAGCCAGCCGAGCAAACGCCTACAAGCATTATGGTCTGGCTTGAGCTCATTCAAGACCTGATTCCTGAAGGTGTGCTGAACGTGGTCAATGGCTTCGGGCCTGAGGCAGGCAAACCGCTGGCATCTTCACCACGCGTCGCAAAGGTCGCCTTTACGGGTGAAACCACAACAGGGCGCTTGATTCTGCAATACACTGCCGACAATCTCGTGCCTGCTACGATGGAACTTGGCGGCAAATCACCTAACATCTACTTCAAGAGTGTGATGGATGCAGACGATGAATTCCTCGACAAGTGCTTAGAAGGCGCAGTAATGTTCGCGCTCAATCAAGGTGAAGTGTGCACCTGTCCATCGCGCGTGCTGGTGCAAGAGAGCATTGCGGAAAGGTTTATCGAGCGCTTTATTACGCGCACTAAGTCTATCAAGCAAGGTAACCCGCTCGATGAAGACACAATGGTCGGCGCACAAGCCTCCAACGACCAGATGGAAAAGATTCTTTCCTACTTTGACATCGCAAAGAAAGAAGGCGCAGAGATTCTCTTGGGCGGCAAGCGTGCAAATATCAACGGCGAATTAGCAAATGGCTACTACATTGAGCCGACGATTCTGCGCGGCAACAACAAAATGCGCGTCTTCCAAGAAGAAATCTTTGGACCTGTAACCGCTATCACGACCTTTAGAACCGTAGAGGAAGCGATTGAAATCGCCAATGACACGATCTATGGTCTTGGCGCAGGGGTCTGGACGCGCGATATGCACGAAGCCTATATGGTGCCACGTGCCATTCAGGCTGGGCGCGTGTGGGTTAACTGTTACCACCTCTACCCTGCACATGCACCGTTTGGCGGATACAAAAAGTCGGGCTTTGGTCGCGAGACACACCTAATGATGCTCAATCACTACCGCCAAAACAAGAACATTCTCATTTCTTACAACAAGAATAAGCTCGGATTCTTCTAA
- the plsY gene encoding glycerol-3-phosphate 1-O-acyltransferase PlsY produces the protein MLSIAVILLVSYLIGSIPTSIIVSKWVKGIDIRDYGSGNAGGTNAFRVLGWKAGLFVTLVDMLKGVAVVLWVVGFFTYNQLDKLPEMNKVVLQLLAGTAAIIGHVYTIFADFRGGKGVSTAAGIMFGIAPVTMAITLALFFAVMIVSRYVSLASMLAALSFPLIVALRKHIVGADGIDYEIQLFGSSHLIHDSLDTTLIVIGSFIALGIIYTHRSNIQRLRLGTENRVNLFNRTRS, from the coding sequence ATGCTCTCGATTGCTGTTATTCTTCTGGTCAGCTACCTTATCGGCTCCATTCCCACGAGCATCATTGTTAGCAAGTGGGTCAAAGGGATAGATATTCGCGACTATGGTAGCGGCAACGCTGGTGGCACAAATGCCTTTCGCGTGCTTGGCTGGAAAGCTGGGCTATTTGTTACGCTGGTTGATATGCTAAAGGGCGTTGCGGTTGTGCTTTGGGTCGTTGGCTTCTTCACCTATAACCAGTTAGATAAGCTACCCGAAATGAACAAGGTTGTGCTGCAGCTTTTAGCAGGCACGGCTGCAATCATTGGGCACGTCTATACGATTTTTGCAGATTTCAGAGGGGGCAAAGGTGTTAGCACTGCCGCCGGAATTATGTTTGGCATCGCACCCGTTACAATGGCTATCACGCTTGCACTTTTCTTTGCGGTTATGATCGTTTCACGCTATGTTTCCCTTGCCTCTATGTTGGCGGCGCTTTCATTCCCACTTATCGTGGCATTGCGCAAGCACATTGTCGGTGCAGATGGCATTGATTATGAAATTCAGCTCTTTGGCTCTTCGCACCTCATTCACGATAGCTTAGACACAACCCTTATCGTAATCGGCAGCTTTATTGCACTCGGCATTATCTACACCCATCGCTCAAATATTCAGCGCTTGCGACTGGGCACCGAGAATAGAGTGAATCTCTTTAACAGAACTCGTTCTTAG
- a CDS encoding site-specific recombinase has protein sequence MLSLLKISPQTHPKLEEVLANIPNAEIDDGGKWFQSLVAALRPQKSETLTEPVRRLQQLIYALRSNPDALERVRHYVHFHLERQNYVRLFTEPGVAVHASFIAEVWKRLGEKLLPPLSNPTEMLDFLDNSFEQSKDYLWVRAIPNALWVELWQLIDADGALTASGTLMFAVSQAALVLSHRITAMGLEPELLCRMPPIDHFRSPFITLGTEVGNYIELYQKFLVSPEKIDEDALAMQYEKALSAIVDCAEVLDEMRQIQAERGVSLQLVYLMLRIRRAIERMKKLLRLISPFEQSNRTTLAVSFFKELVRDINLSRKLGEHFGEAMSLLAYKVAEHTSQTGEHYITTTRKEYWEHLRAAMGGGLVIAFTNWVKFLIAYLHAAPLVSGFLYSLNYAGSFITMQVFHFSLATKQPAMTASALARALDSRDSDSLNLENAVMLITKIARSQFASFLGNLVVVLPLAFALSWVWYFVSGSHIANEQKALATLAAFNPFTSLTVFYAAITGGILYLGGFVTGYFDNFVAYSNLRLRIEQHRWLRRYLSPDRLSKVGAYLERNFGGLMGNLFLGFALGMLPILGAITGLPLDVRHVTIAGGGSAMAIATLWDSVKASDIAIAALGVFLVGLMNFLFSFGLSLALALSSRRANFKQGRALIALVLRQFRRRPMQFFFPPR, from the coding sequence ATGCTCTCATTGCTCAAAATATCACCACAAACCCACCCGAAGCTTGAAGAAGTTTTGGCAAATATACCGAATGCGGAGATAGACGATGGTGGAAAATGGTTTCAAAGTTTGGTGGCTGCATTACGCCCGCAGAAGTCGGAAACGCTAACTGAGCCAGTGCGGCGATTGCAGCAACTGATTTATGCGCTGCGCAGCAATCCTGATGCGTTAGAACGGGTGCGGCACTACGTGCACTTCCATCTTGAACGGCAAAACTATGTGCGTCTTTTTACAGAGCCCGGAGTAGCTGTTCACGCCAGTTTTATCGCAGAAGTCTGGAAACGATTGGGAGAAAAGCTTCTGCCGCCGCTCTCGAACCCGACAGAGATGTTGGACTTCCTCGACAACAGCTTCGAGCAAAGCAAAGACTATCTCTGGGTAAGGGCAATTCCTAATGCGCTATGGGTTGAACTGTGGCAACTGATAGATGCCGATGGAGCGCTGACTGCATCTGGTACATTGATGTTTGCAGTATCGCAAGCTGCGCTGGTGTTGTCGCATCGCATTACGGCAATGGGTTTAGAGCCTGAGCTGCTCTGCCGAATGCCACCGATTGACCATTTTAGATCGCCGTTCATCACTTTGGGCACGGAAGTTGGCAATTACATTGAACTCTATCAGAAATTCTTGGTCTCGCCAGAAAAAATTGACGAAGATGCCCTTGCGATGCAATACGAGAAAGCCTTGAGCGCAATTGTAGATTGCGCGGAGGTGTTAGATGAAATGCGGCAGATTCAGGCGGAAAGAGGCGTAAGCCTGCAGCTTGTGTATCTGATGCTGCGCATTCGACGCGCAATTGAACGAATGAAAAAATTGCTGCGCCTTATCTCACCCTTTGAGCAGAGCAACCGCACCACGCTGGCAGTAAGTTTCTTCAAGGAGCTGGTTAGGGATATTAACCTAAGCCGTAAGCTGGGCGAGCACTTTGGTGAAGCAATGAGTCTATTGGCATACAAAGTTGCAGAGCATACCAGTCAGACAGGCGAGCACTACATTACTACCACGCGCAAAGAATACTGGGAACACCTGCGGGCAGCGATGGGCGGTGGGTTGGTGATTGCCTTTACAAACTGGGTGAAGTTTCTCATTGCCTACCTTCATGCTGCACCGCTGGTGAGCGGGTTCTTGTACAGTCTCAATTATGCAGGTAGCTTTATTACGATGCAGGTGTTTCACTTCTCGCTAGCAACCAAGCAACCTGCAATGACGGCTTCAGCCTTAGCCCGTGCCTTAGACTCGAGGGATTCAGACAGCCTGAATTTGGAGAATGCAGTGATGCTGATTACGAAAATTGCACGCAGTCAATTTGCTTCATTCTTGGGGAATCTGGTAGTGGTATTGCCACTGGCGTTTGCACTCTCTTGGGTATGGTATTTTGTATCTGGCTCGCACATTGCAAATGAACAAAAAGCATTAGCTACGCTGGCAGCATTTAATCCCTTTACCTCACTCACTGTCTTTTACGCAGCGATTACAGGGGGCATTCTGTATTTGGGCGGATTTGTAACGGGCTACTTTGATAACTTTGTCGCATACTCCAACTTGCGCTTGCGCATTGAACAACATCGATGGCTACGTCGCTACCTCTCACCGGATCGGCTCAGCAAGGTGGGTGCATACCTCGAGCGCAACTTCGGTGGACTGATGGGTAACCTTTTCTTGGGCTTTGCACTTGGAATGTTACCCATTCTTGGGGCAATTACAGGGCTGCCGCTTGATGTGCGGCATGTCACGATTGCAGGCGGCGGCTCTGCAATGGCGATTGCCACACTATGGGATAGCGTGAAGGCATCGGATATAGCAATTGCGGCGCTTGGGGTGTTTTTGGTCGGCTTAATGAACTTTCTTTTCAGCTTTGGGCTTTCACTCGCCTTAGCATTAAGCTCACGGCGCGCAAATTTCAAACAAGGAAGAGCACTGATTGCACTGGTGCTGCGTCAGTTCAGAAGACGTCCGATGCAGTTTTTCTTCCCACCACGATAG
- a CDS encoding NAD(P)H-dependent glycerol-3-phosphate dehydrogenase, giving the protein MESDIAVLGAGSWGTTLAVLLAEKGYRVFLWAHRKEFAEELSRTRENRRYLAGITLPDTIDISSEIERAQAAQIIVVATPSQAVRETLSHLDAQKVAGAIFVNVSKGIEIGTGMRMSEVTQSVLPTVPLAHITALYGPSHAEEVSRHQPTTVVAASVSKDTAKYVQDVFRTPMFRVYANTDLIGVEIAGSVKNIMAIAAGIADGIGYGDNAKAAIITRGLAEVTRLGVRLGANPRTFSGLAGVGDLVVTCSSKHSRNRYVGEQIGKGKTLEQVLSEMVMVAEGISTTKAVYELAQKLGVEMPITAAVYEMLFHRKNPTELVYELMTREPKEELL; this is encoded by the coding sequence ATGGAGTCTGATATTGCCGTTTTAGGCGCTGGTAGTTGGGGCACAACCTTAGCAGTTCTGCTTGCTGAGAAAGGTTACCGTGTCTTTCTCTGGGCGCACCGCAAAGAGTTTGCCGAAGAGCTTTCGCGCACACGCGAAAACCGACGCTATCTGGCTGGTATCACGCTGCCCGACACGATTGATATTTCATCAGAGATTGAGAGAGCACAAGCGGCTCAGATTATTGTTGTTGCCACACCATCTCAGGCTGTCCGTGAAACCCTGTCGCATTTAGACGCTCAGAAGGTTGCTGGTGCTATCTTCGTCAATGTCTCCAAAGGGATTGAGATTGGCACTGGCATGAGGATGTCCGAAGTCACGCAAAGTGTGTTGCCCACTGTGCCTCTGGCACACATTACGGCACTGTATGGACCTAGTCATGCCGAAGAAGTCAGTCGCCACCAACCGACCACAGTCGTTGCTGCCAGCGTGAGCAAAGACACAGCAAAGTATGTCCAAGATGTGTTCCGAACCCCAATGTTTCGCGTCTATGCAAATACAGATTTGATTGGCGTAGAGATTGCAGGTTCAGTAAAAAACATTATGGCGATTGCTGCAGGAATTGCCGACGGCATTGGATACGGCGATAATGCTAAAGCTGCAATTATCACACGTGGTTTAGCTGAAGTCACACGGCTCGGTGTGCGGCTTGGCGCCAACCCTCGCACCTTTTCGGGCTTAGCAGGCGTTGGCGACTTGGTTGTCACTTGCTCCAGCAAGCATAGCCGCAATCGCTATGTGGGAGAGCAAATTGGCAAAGGCAAAACCCTTGAACAAGTTTTGTCCGAAATGGTCATGGTCGCTGAAGGCATCTCTACCACCAAAGCGGTCTATGAACTGGCGCAAAAGTTAGGGGTAGAGATGCCCATCACGGCTGCTGTCTACGAAATGCTCTTTCACCGGAAAAATCCCACTGAGCTGGTCTACGAACTTATGACTCGTGAGCCAAAAGAGGAACTGCTCTAA
- the icd gene encoding NADP-dependent isocitrate dehydrogenase → MSALITEQAVYERLSPPTRGEKITMVGGKLRVPDKPIIPFIEGDGTGVDIWPAAQMVFDAAVRKAYSGQREIIWFEVYAGEKANKVYEREVWLPDDTLKAINEYMVGIKGPLTTPVGGGFRSINVALRQMLDLYACVRPVQYFNGVPSPVKHPELVNMVIFRENTEDIYAGIEYKAGTPEAKKVIDFLQKEMGVKKIRFPETSSIGIKPVSIEGSKRLIRAAIRYAIQNNRKSVTLVHKGNIMKYTEGGFREWGYELAKEEFGAVEFDGGPWCKLPNGIVIKDAIADAFLQQILTRPTDFDVIATLNLNGDYISDALAAQVGGIGIAPGANINYETGYAVFEATHGTAPKYAGQDKVNPGSVILSGEMMLRYLGWTEAADLIIKGLNGAIGQKTVTYDFARLMEGATEVKCSEFAREVVRHIEK, encoded by the coding sequence ATGTCAGCACTTATCACTGAGCAAGCAGTTTATGAGCGGCTTTCGCCACCTACACGCGGCGAAAAAATCACAATGGTTGGTGGCAAACTCCGTGTGCCCGACAAGCCCATCATTCCGTTCATTGAAGGCGATGGCACAGGTGTCGATATCTGGCCGGCGGCGCAAATGGTCTTTGATGCTGCAGTTAGGAAGGCCTATTCAGGACAGAGAGAAATTATCTGGTTTGAAGTGTATGCTGGTGAGAAAGCTAACAAAGTCTATGAGCGAGAAGTTTGGCTGCCTGATGATACGCTCAAGGCAATTAACGAATATATGGTTGGCATTAAGGGACCGCTAACCACACCCGTCGGTGGCGGTTTCCGTAGCATTAATGTAGCACTGCGACAGATGCTTGACCTATATGCCTGCGTGCGCCCTGTGCAGTACTTCAATGGTGTGCCCTCACCTGTAAAGCACCCGGAACTAGTCAATATGGTCATCTTCCGCGAGAATACTGAAGACATCTACGCAGGCATTGAGTACAAAGCAGGCACGCCAGAAGCAAAGAAAGTCATTGATTTCCTGCAAAAGGAAATGGGCGTTAAGAAAATTCGCTTCCCTGAGACGTCCTCAATTGGCATTAAGCCTGTGTCTATTGAAGGCTCTAAGCGACTGATTCGCGCTGCAATTCGCTATGCAATTCAGAATAACCGCAAGTCGGTTACGCTTGTGCACAAAGGCAACATTATGAAATATACTGAGGGTGGCTTCCGTGAGTGGGGGTATGAACTTGCTAAGGAAGAGTTTGGTGCAGTGGAATTTGACGGTGGGCCATGGTGCAAGTTGCCTAATGGCATTGTTATCAAAGACGCGATTGCCGACGCGTTCTTGCAGCAAATCCTAACGCGCCCAACGGACTTTGATGTAATTGCAACGCTGAATCTAAATGGCGATTACATCTCTGATGCACTGGCAGCTCAAGTTGGTGGAATTGGCATTGCACCCGGCGCTAATATTAACTACGAGACAGGCTATGCCGTCTTTGAAGCCACACACGGCACTGCTCCAAAGTATGCAGGGCAGGATAAGGTCAATCCCGGCTCTGTTATTCTCTCTGGTGAAATGATGCTGCGCTACTTGGGCTGGACTGAAGCAGCCGACCTTATTATCAAAGGCTTGAATGGTGCAATCGGACAAAAGACCGTAACCTACGACTTTGCACGCCTGATGGAGGGCGCAACAGAGGTCAAGTGCTCAGAGTTTGCTCGAGAAGTTGTCAGACACATTGAAAAGTAA
- a CDS encoding FkbM family methyltransferase — MRLVDVGARAGIHTRWLKLLKQFPIEIIGFEPDSSECAVLNAKGESFVKYLPYALSDKDEICTFYVLESEPSSSLFYPNYSFIERCVSEPNYRIKRKIPIQTTTLDHALKQANVDEIDYLKIDTEGCEQNILIGAKNTLQKVFAVEVEVWFNPVFENAPLFRDIDALLTEQGFVLFDLAKSNYFKRKIGAHLGGPKGQLVAGDAIYFRDIPLLPLDSPFYEKNKLIRAILLVLQYCYFDFAMEIAKHARQNNKLSDSEFNEIATFIEKRGRNRTVDFRGKHTAEKIVKQLGRFLTKFEWDYLGNW, encoded by the coding sequence ATGCGACTTGTCGATGTTGGAGCACGAGCGGGCATTCATACGCGCTGGTTAAAGCTACTGAAACAATTTCCTATCGAGATTATAGGCTTTGAGCCCGATAGTAGTGAATGTGCAGTGCTCAATGCTAAGGGCGAGTCGTTTGTAAAGTATCTGCCGTATGCTCTCAGTGATAAAGATGAGATATGTACATTCTATGTGCTGGAATCCGAGCCCAGTAGCTCACTTTTTTACCCAAATTACTCGTTCATAGAGCGATGTGTTTCTGAGCCAAACTACAGAATCAAACGTAAAATCCCCATACAGACTACGACGCTAGACCATGCTCTCAAGCAAGCGAATGTCGATGAGATTGACTACCTCAAAATTGACACTGAGGGCTGTGAGCAAAACATTCTAATTGGTGCAAAGAATACCCTCCAGAAAGTATTTGCAGTTGAAGTCGAAGTGTGGTTCAATCCAGTGTTTGAGAATGCACCTCTTTTTCGCGACATTGATGCTCTGCTTACTGAGCAGGGCTTTGTGCTGTTCGATTTAGCGAAAAGCAACTACTTCAAGCGTAAAATAGGAGCTCACTTGGGCGGCCCGAAGGGGCAGCTTGTTGCAGGCGACGCAATCTACTTCCGCGACATTCCGTTGCTACCACTCGACAGTCCGTTTTACGAAAAGAACAAACTTATACGTGCAATTCTTTTGGTGCTGCAGTATTGCTATTTTGACTTTGCTATGGAAATTGCCAAACACGCACGGCAAAATAATAAACTCTCTGATAGCGAGTTCAATGAGATAGCTACCTTTATTGAAAAAAGAGGACGGAATCGCACAGTAGATTTTAGAGGCAAGCACACAGCTGAGAAAATTGTTAAGCAATTAGGTCGTTTTCTCACTAAGTTCGAGTGGGACTATCTCGGGAATTGGTAG
- a CDS encoding enoyl-ACP reductase, whose protein sequence is MSERKSYGLLKGKKGIVFGPFDESSLGWNIALAAHREGAEVVVSNIAVAARFGKVKQLAEMLGTPLILCDVTNMDELNAAFTELKEKVGSVDFIVHSVGMSQNIRKERPYEDLNYDWFIKTLDVSAISLHRIISVALKHDAINDFGSIIALSYIAAQRNYWTYSDMGDAKALLESIVRSYGPRLARRGIRINTISQSPTYTRAGSGIEDFDKMFEFANLHSPLGNATAEECADFAVVLLSDLTRKVTMQNIYHDGGYSMMGTTLPFIRLVHAALQHEDLVRQARFEEFMPPNFKSDVVKASADAPRS, encoded by the coding sequence ATGTCAGAACGCAAATCATATGGCCTGCTGAAAGGCAAAAAAGGCATCGTTTTTGGACCTTTTGACGAAAGCTCGCTTGGCTGGAACATTGCCCTTGCAGCTCATCGTGAGGGAGCAGAGGTTGTGGTCTCCAACATTGCGGTTGCAGCACGCTTCGGCAAGGTCAAGCAGCTGGCTGAAATGCTAGGCACACCGCTGATTTTATGCGATGTAACAAATATGGACGAGCTGAACGCTGCCTTTACTGAGCTAAAGGAGAAAGTTGGCTCTGTAGATTTCATTGTGCACTCGGTCGGAATGTCGCAAAACATTCGCAAGGAAAGACCATATGAGGACCTCAACTACGACTGGTTTATCAAAACGCTTGATGTCTCTGCAATTTCCCTGCATCGTATCATCAGCGTTGCCCTAAAGCACGATGCAATTAACGACTTCGGCTCTATCATTGCACTATCCTACATTGCAGCACAACGCAACTACTGGACTTACTCCGATATGGGCGATGCGAAAGCATTGCTGGAGTCAATTGTGCGTAGCTATGGGCCGCGCTTAGCGCGCCGCGGCATTCGCATCAATACGATTTCGCAAAGCCCGACCTACACGCGAGCTGGCAGCGGTATTGAGGACTTTGACAAGATGTTTGAGTTTGCAAATCTGCATTCGCCGCTGGGCAATGCAACTGCCGAAGAGTGTGCTGATTTTGCCGTAGTGTTGCTCTCTGACCTGACGCGAAAAGTAACCATGCAAAATATCTACCACGATGGCGGCTACAGTATGATGGGCACCACACTGCCATTCATTCGACTGGTGCATGCGGCATTACAACACGAAGACCTTGTCAGGCAAGCACGCTTCGAGGAGTTTATGCCACCGAATTTTAAGTCCGATGTCGTCAAAGCCAGTGCCGATGCGCCTCGCTCGTAG
- a CDS encoding toxin-antitoxin system YwqK family antitoxin, translating to MQKLWVGIVISLLCSQQILAQQPVVKRLYYPNGKLRAEMSYIGDTPSGYFREYTEQGQLRVEEYYVNGKIDSVRREYYDNGQLRSETYFKDGLRHGSMREFYENGKIQSDALYHRDTLVGVVKYYFYHPNGRLREEASVNAAGLLEGTKRTYHSNGALEMEEHYRNGMRSGELRRYLANGTLKVRQTYKDDQLDGEERIYSDDGRLEEINTFRNGVKVHTKRYDERGNLVEELDERALQRQRLRR from the coding sequence ATGCAGAAGCTATGGGTCGGCATAGTAATAAGCCTGCTATGCAGCCAGCAAATACTAGCGCAGCAGCCCGTAGTGAAGCGGCTTTACTACCCTAACGGAAAACTGCGCGCTGAAATGAGTTACATTGGTGACACGCCAAGTGGCTACTTCCGAGAATACACGGAGCAAGGACAGTTGCGCGTGGAGGAGTATTATGTGAACGGAAAAATTGATAGTGTGCGCCGAGAGTACTACGACAATGGGCAGCTGCGTTCAGAGACCTACTTTAAGGATGGTCTGCGTCACGGCTCAATGCGAGAGTTCTACGAAAATGGCAAGATTCAATCTGATGCGCTCTACCACCGCGACACCCTTGTAGGCGTGGTCAAATACTACTTCTACCACCCCAACGGTCGCCTGCGTGAAGAAGCTTCAGTGAATGCAGCAGGGTTGCTGGAGGGCACAAAGCGAACCTATCACAGCAACGGTGCGCTGGAGATGGAAGAGCATTATCGCAATGGCATGCGCTCTGGGGAATTGCGCCGCTACTTGGCAAATGGTACACTGAAAGTTCGGCAAACCTACAAAGATGACCAGCTGGATGGCGAGGAGCGCATTTACTCTGACGATGGCAGGCTCGAAGAGATAAATACATTTCGCAATGGTGTAAAGGTTCACACCAAACGCTACGATGAGCGAGGCAATTTGGTCGAAGAGTTAGATGAACGCGCCCTCCAGCGCCAACGCTTGCGTCGATAG
- the gatC gene encoding Asp-tRNA(Asn)/Glu-tRNA(Gln) amidotransferase subunit GatC: MAVTKRDVEHIAALAKLSFSEEEKEKLTAELNSVLRYMEKLNALDTEQIEPLQNMNERVNVLREDEPVPPTPNTVALQNAPDSQDRFFKVPKVISQSE, from the coding sequence ATGGCGGTTACAAAGAGAGATGTGGAACATATTGCGGCACTTGCCAAGCTCTCCTTCTCGGAAGAGGAAAAAGAGAAACTAACAGCTGAACTAAACTCGGTGCTGCGGTATATGGAAAAGCTCAATGCCTTAGACACTGAGCAGATTGAGCCGCTTCAAAATATGAATGAGCGGGTAAATGTGTTGCGGGAAGATGAGCCAGTGCCTCCAACACCCAACACTGTAGCCCTCCAAAATGCACCCGATAGTCAAGACCGGTTCTTCAAAGTTCCAAAGGTGATTTCCCAATCTGAATAG